A stretch of Colletotrichum lupini chromosome 2, complete sequence DNA encodes these proteins:
- a CDS encoding calcineurin-like phosphoesterase yields MPESKLEQAVQPRPPQSSFRLAERVCQLVLVFSISFAAMFMMMTKISPGKWPLTEPSISKPRLKVSGQRDYLIAIFSDLHYGEQEFGWGIDQDKNSTRVMQSVMKSEQPDLVVFNGDLITGEDTHKENSTLYIDQIVAPLLKTNQRWASVYGNHDSKHTLDREQLFRAEKGYDLCYTTSMGDNLPGITNYYVPVYEGDSKDPILLLWFFDSRGGTSYQTDSDNMDDIPNWVAPETAEWFTKTYDDLKDKHGRVIPSVAFVHIPPHIFLTAQQTNLDPAKFPGLNADSPLAIQGEGGEDAPFVEALLEAEGLHSIYVGHDHGDSWCSTWPGHDAGLGAEAPFLCFAKHTGYGGYGTWERGARMIKLSFTQGDDPDMSVESWVRMENEEIITRVTLNETYGQDTYNGE; encoded by the coding sequence ATGCCGGAATCAAAGCTGGAGCAGGCGGTGCAGCCGCGCCCGCCGCAGTCATCCTTTCGACTAGCCGAGAGGGTGTGTCAGCTCGTCCTGGTCTTCTCCATCAGCTTCGCGGCCATGTTCATGATGATGACCAAGATTTCGCCCGGCAAGTGGCCTTTGACGGAGCCGTCAATAAGCAAGCCAAGACTCAAGGTGTCGGGCCAGCGCGACTACCTCATTGCCATCTTCTCCGATCTGCACTACGGAGAGCAGGAATTTGGCTGGGGCATTGACCAGGACAAGAATTCCACCAGAGTCATGCAATCTGTCATGAAGAGCGAACAGCCCGACCTCGTCGTATTCAACGGCGATCTCATTACTGGCGAGGATACCCACAAGGAGAACTCGACGCTCTACATTGACCAGATTGTCGCGCCCCTCCTCAAGACGAACCAGCGGTGGGCATCCGTCTACGGGAACCACGACTCCAAGCACACGCTGGACCGCGAGCAGCTGTTCCGTGCCGAAAAAGGCTACGACCTCTGTTACACAACGTCCATGGGCGACAATCTCCCGGGCATCACAAACTACTACGTCCCTGTCTACGAGGGAGACTCCAAGGACCCCATCCTGCTATTGTGGTTCTTTGACAGCCGGGGCGGCACTAGCTACCAGACGGATTCCGATAACATGGACGACATTCCAAACTGGGTTGCCCCCGAGACGGCCGAATGGTTTACCAAAACCTACGACGACCTCAAGGACAAGCACGGCCGTGTCATTCCCAGCGTCGCCTTTGTCCACATCCCCCCTCACATCTTTTTGACGGCCCAGCAGACCAACCTCGACCCCGCCAAGTTCCCTGGGTTGAATGCCGACAGCCCGCTAGCCATCCAAGGCGAGGGCGGAGAGGACGCCCCCTTCGTCGAGGCGCTGCTCGAGGCCGAGGGTCTCCACAGCATCTATGTTGGGCACGACCACGGCGACTCGTGGTGCTCGACCTGGCCCGGCCACGACGCCGGACTCGGCGCCGAGGCCCCATTCCTCTGTTTTGCAAAGCACACGGGCTACGGCGGATATGGCACCTGGGAACGCGGCGCTCGGATGATTAAGCTCTCCTTCACGCAGGGCGACGACCCAGACATGTCGGTGGAGAGCTGGGTCCGCATGGAAAACGAAGAAATTATAACGCGCGTAACACTCAACGAGACCTACGGCCAGGACACTTATAATGGGGAGTAA